Within Populus trichocarpa isolate Nisqually-1 chromosome 6, P.trichocarpa_v4.1, whole genome shotgun sequence, the genomic segment TACAATTATAGGATTCGAAcctaataatatatatgttcttattatattatttgtgttgaaaatattttaaaataatttttgttttaatttttaacatcagtatatcaaaatcactgaaaaaaaataaattttaatattctaaacACACTCTTAAAAATCACCTCCGCACTCTCCAAACTCATtacatctaaaaaaaagattaaagccTAATTTTCTAAACAAGGAAATTTGGAGTTGAAGATTGgagctaataaaataataaaaaagcatcaaaatcaTGATCGCAATATGCAGATACATGGAATCTCaattaaaatgatgatgatgatgcagaaAGTTTGAGGCCCCACATGATCCTAAAACCCAACCTTCATTTGCTTGCAATGTAGCTAGCGCATCTTTCATTGATTGATGGAAAAGCTCCACTCAGCTGCCTTCAAAAGGAGCCATATTTTTAGCCCCCCCTTcccttccttttccatttctttatCCTTCTTTCTGGATTCCATTTTGTAATGTTGACATCACACTAATTCTAAACCTTGTAATGTTGGGTTTCTTATGCTTAAGATGGTGGTCTACTTGAGTTCATGGTTTACTTGTGAATCCAAGATTTGGAGGGAGCATCCAAATCAAAATGATTCttctcattgaccaattttccattAAAGACCCCCCACTATCCCTTAATTCATGCAAACTATATATTATACATATCCTTCTATCCCTTCTTCTTTCAAGAAAACGGGACAAAACCAATACACCAATAGTGCGTACTTTTATAAAACCTGGAAGATCGGCGGGTCGACTCAAAATCTAGTATGGattagatttataaaaaaaatagaagttacTCCACTTGATCAAAAAGTTGAGTTAACCCGTGTTTGactcggttaatttttttaaatacttttttagaTAACATTGCCGTTCCATGAATTATACTTTATGTAAAGTCAACATGCTTGATCCGTCATCTAAGACCTTGAACCAGTCAACCCTGAGACAGGTTTAGTAGCTAAGGGCATATCTATTTTGTGGTGCAAAATCTTCGGATTAATTTCCTAACCTAGTACACATAGGATAAGAGGAGTGGTCCCTTACATTTAAGGAACCGAATGGTCAGTCTCatgaaacaaaatatcaaaggtTGTCATTAATTAGCTCAACAACCAGTAATGGAAGATCACCAAAATCTTCAAATCTCACTTGAAAACTCTGCAAGAATATCCCTATCTCTCTTACCTGCCTTGGCCTCTCATTCAAAGGATAATTATGCATTCTTTCTGAGAGTGAATTCGACAGATAGATTATTTTGTGGCtccattttctatataaatcataatcaacAAGTACTAATTAAGATAATTATAGCCTATGCAAGATATAtcctttttaagaaaataaagaaattagtCTAATAATCTCCGTggacattaattttaaataaactacgtaaaaatatgcaaaatgggAATTGTATTGATGGTTGTCATCAAACCTCTCAAATCTTTGTGGATtgaattaacaaatatataacCCAACCTTTTTAGATAATTAGCTtcgtaataaaaataatcaagatcaTAATgctttttaagtattttttttacttttaaaaaaatcaaaatatttttttaaaattattttattttatttttaatatgtcaatttaatattttttaaataaaatatattaaaaaatagaagctaCCGTACTCCAAACATTTTAAGAGTTATAGGTGAATTAATAATATCCTCAAAAcctagaagatttttttttgcaccTCAACAAAGTAATGTTGTAGACTTTGTAGTAGcatatacatgtatatatactGTCACCTTCTCGTTCTTTAATTAGGACACGATTTCATGAATCCTGTCATAGAAATTTACGTGGTCTGCACGATCTGGTGTGGCTGTTGTGTGTTTGGTGGGAGTTAGGTTAAGGTTCTTGTTGGCTTTTATTATACAGTGACAAATCATGATAATTATAATGTCTTGTTGTTTGAGTTTGTGATTGGGGTTGcagggaaaatattttttatttaaaaatatattaaaacaatatatttttttattttttaaaaattagtatatcaaaataatctaaaaaataaaatttttttaataattttttttttaaaaatatagtttatacTGTGTTTCCTAACATACTGGCCATAAAAATAGATGTAAGACCATGTCAGGACTGACGAGCTTGATTCGATCCGAGTCTTACTTTAAAACTTGGATGATAATGTGTTACCACACATGTATTTACGACCCAATTTCGAgaagtttctttctttccctttgcTGTTGTGAGATAAAAGTTTGATTGAACTAAAAAGGACCCACTTCAAGTTCATCCTAATCTTCATCAATCATGGAGTTTTCCCTACTTTTGTTGatgttcctttctttctcttctcaatAATTGGATAAGCAAACCTAAGCTGTGAAGTTTTGACAAACGAAAAGTGTAGTTTTTAtcggaaaaaaattaaaaatcataactttttcttgaatttgaattttatcatagtttaatatgaaaaacatataaaaatcaatcaacttttaaactatttttaaactaaaagcATCTCCAACAATACTATAGCACAATGACAAATGGAGtccaagagaagagagagatgaTGCAGGGGTTGactgtaatttttcttttgaactaCAGAAATGTAGGGAAGTCAAGCAAGAGGCCTTGGAACACACATAGGCGTAGGGTCCCATAAATAGGAATTCACTGTATGTAGATGCCAAAACATAGCATGTTTAAGAAGCAAAGCAACCTCTGCTGGCTGTTATTTTATCCGTAGTGGTGTTATAACTTGTAACTGCCAACAATCAAAGCACTGTCGGTTGTGTTATCTTAAATTCGctcctttattttaatatttgccTCGATTTTACCAAGCTATGGCCACCCTTTCTTAAATCTAAAGTCTATTGGTCGATTTCACTTTGCTTGTGTATTTATATCACTACTCTTCTATGGTTATTAGCCTTTGGCTTCTCCTAGCTATCATAGATTGTCAATTTACATGGTAGGAGAACAAGTTTTGAACCACCCCCATTTGATAATTTCCTCACATTCAATGCTTTGCTAATTGATTTCTTGCTTTTCGTTTATTTTCTCCAATGAGGAGTGAGGGGAGGATGTTGTCGTTGGGACCTCGGTTTTGGGGggagttttctagttttcttgttTCATGGTTCAATAAAGGAAGGTTTGTTGTTAGTTTGTTTCAAGTTCCTATGAAAATGCCACGGAAGAAGGTGAATCTTGGTTCAAGAGTTCAAGAgattgtggaggaggaggaggaggaggagcctTCTCTTCTGGATTTGCCTGAGTTGGCTTTGGAACGCATCCTCGAGAGGCTTTCACCTGCTGGATTGTGCAGCATGGCTGGAGTTTGTAGCTCTTTAAGGGATAGGTGTAGAAGTGATCACTTATGGGAGAAACACTTGAAGCAGAAATGGGGTAGAGTGATTGGTGAGTCTGCTTATAAGGAATGGCAATGGCATATAGCCTCAAGTAAGAGGCCGAGCCTTTtagataaaagaaatcaaaagggtTTCATGGGATCTCTTATTAGTATGTGGCCTTTTTGTTGGTTTAAACCCAAGTGTGAAAGTAGAAGTAAGCCAACAACTTGTTTACCAGTTGATTCAATCATGGCTTTGTATCTCTCTCTTGAAAGTGGCAAGTTTTGGTTTCCAGCTCAGGTTTATAACCGTGAGGTAAGGGTTGCAAAAGACCTATTCTTGGTATCAATTTTGCATCTTCAAATTCCTGATATCAAtttctcttaattaattttgtttttggcaaATCCAATGAGATTTTGTTCATGTCTGGTTTCAGAACGGACATGTTGGATTTATGCTGTCATGTTATGATGCACAACTCAGCTATGATTCCAAGACAGACACCTTTCAGGCAAGGTATGGAAAGAGAGAACTCGGAATCTGAAACGTTGTATCTGTTGTAATGAGCCTTAAATCAGCATTTGGAGATTTTAACCTGTGCCAAACCTTTTCCTACACATTGAATTATAGCTGTTAATATAGCTGGAAAAATCTTAGTTCCAGAAGAGAAGTAATCTATGCTGAAATTGTTCATTCCTACTTGATCAGATCATCTGCAAGACAGGGCCCTGTGCTGAAATCatagtgtattttttaattgcagGTATTCTCCTTTTGCGCGGCAAACAATAGAGCAAAGCATACACTGGGAAAGGCTAAGAGCACCACCAGTTGATACTCCTGCACATGTTCTTCATACTTCTGATTGTTTGAATGACTTGAAACCCGGTGATCACATCGAGATCCAATGGAGGAGAAGCAAAGAATTCCCTTATGGTATGCTCTCAATCCTAAAATTTACCGCCTTCGGAATCGATCGATCGAGTTTCTACCTTCtacattatttttctagaaCCATGTTTCAACCcctttttgagatttttggaaTATCTGCAAAATTTTCTACTTGTAGTTTCTGCATCTGAGTTTCTGTCTTCATGTTTTGGTCATGAAATCCTGTGTTTGTGGATATCATTGAAATGATCTTTTGCTAAATGAGCAGGTTGGTGGTATGCTGTTGTGGGGCATCAGGAATTATGTGATGGGAATGAGAATCGATGCCGTTGTCGACACAACGGTGAGTAACTCACCACAGACTGCAAAATTATCCTTTTATCAATCTTTTTCCCCCCCTCTGACATGGAAAAACCtactcttatcattttttaagtgACAGAACTAGCCTGGAGCGTGAGAAACTACTATGTCTacgtacttttttttttgttgctttcgtCCTGtttaataaagaacaaatgCTTTAAGAATTAAATATCTTTCTTATTCTCGCTATGTTGGGAACTTGTCCTGTCATTACTCAACTTTGTCTGGCAAGTGAGCTTGAATGGTTCAGGCTAGCTCAACACCAGTTAGGCCACTTCTAAAATGTTAACTTTTCTTCCAAAGTGAGCGACAAAACATGTGCATGATGCATTATCGATTCCCCACTTTCTTCATTAACTTTAATGGCTCACCCCTTCACCCATCAATCTCTATCCAGCATCTTTTCTTGATGAATTCAAGAAGCCAATTCAACAATGACATATCGTAGATCGAATTACGCAATCCAAAATATGCTGCAGAACCAACGAGCATAGCAAACAAAAACAGCTGGTCTTTGATTTGCAGACAACATCAACACATAAAACAGACCTTTCAAGTGGAATAAAACTTGTCAGCATTATCAATTAATCCAAGGACTCACTTAGTCATAGATCTTGTTGGAAGCAGAGGATGCAAATTTAAAGACATAATTAAGTATGATGGCACTACTACAGCCCTGGTTAGTTGTCATAATTGTGTCTAGCTTATAGTTAGTTCTGGCTCACTGAACAAATTGCTGCTCAGAAAGCAAGAGCGAGGCACATCACGCTGACATCTTGCTGTGTACCTAGTTTAATGAACCCCATCGCAGGGTGCATGTGAATCTGAATATTTTGGTTTCTTTACATGTTGATGCCATTCATGTGTGCACAGCATCTTTTACTTTAGGCACACATATCATGTTGCAGCACTTGCTTTATTTGCTAACATGAAATCTTGCTAACAGATACAGTAGTGTTGGAGTTCAGGCAATACACTCCTGGATCTCGATGGAGACAGACGATAATAAACAGGAAGGACCACAGGGAAGTAGGAAACGAAGCTGATGGTTTTTATGGAGGAATTAGAAAGCTTTGCAAGGCTGAAGAAATCTCAAAATGGAAGCAGCTATGGCCGAACCAAATCGTCGATTAGTATGGTTTTTATGGACCCTTTCCCTTCCACTCTCACAACATCCCCGTGTACATAGCTCCCTTCTTTTTTACTCTCTTGGTGTATGATTTAGAGAGTTCAAAGTCATAGAAATGCTCCTAGAAAGTTGAACGTTCGGCTTCGGAGTTTTTGCGAAGCTTGCCACGGTCTAAGAATAGTGTAGCCATAAATGtgtataataattttgtaaggaatatatatatacacatcacTAATGAGTCTTGTGCAGGGAAAATATGATCAGTTTTCTGTTCTCAgttgatacatttctgagtcTTCAGTAGTTAGTTCATTTTGAAAGCACAGCAATTTTCAACTTTCATGCACCGTTATAAAACCAGCTGACTTGGCGACTCAGACCTAGGACCCAAATCAGTATGGGTTGAAGAAAAATGAGGGAAGAACATGACCCGGGTAAAACCCGGTCAAATCTCCTAACATGTAACCCATGTCTTGCTacaattcaagttttaaaactatgcttttatgtaatatattttagattatgCTTCTTATGACTCTGATAATTACATTAAATTAGTGCCAAATGTCGAGGCGTGGTGCGACGTCGAGAATAGCGGGTCTGCCTCCTGAAAGGTGTGTTGAAAATAGAGTTTGAGGGTAAtcagaaaattataattatgagttCAGAACTCGTTACATAGTAGTATAGTTATGAGAAAACCTATGGTATGCGAGAGTGAGTAACGGACTGGTTGTGCAAAAAAAAGACGCACCACTTCCACTGCACTCCATctaaggtaagctacattattgtttgattatttttctaggtTGTGTTTCTATTCATTGGTCTTTTTCTAAGGTTTAAGGCGGATCTTTCTTcgtgagagagtctctaccttattatgtgaaatcctaaccgttctaaggTCTAAATTTTAGtatcacatttattttctaaatataacTAATTCCTAACGTTtcgaataaaataattgttatagttttttgtattttaactaaaccctaatgaataataaaaaactggttacaatatctatttttacattttttaacaaatatgataaaaatgtgattttatctttttttgaaaatatacatgaaaaaattttagaatttggttgtatgcatgaaaacaaaatttttttttgtgttttttttaagtttttgatttttttaaaaaaagtttctttCAATTGCATCTTTTATGGTctaaatatatgaaattaagCTTCAAATTAAAACAAGGAGAAAATACATGGCTCACCTaaaattcatgataatttttattcaagtttaaaagtttattttgtttatttttcaattcttgagTTAGAGAGAGGCAAAAAAGAGTTGCTGAAAAATAGCGAAAGGGAGAGAAAATAGCTGGTTGTTGCAATATCAACAACACAAATGGTCAAACTTGGTGTCAACGAGTTCCATTCAATGAGGAGAATTTGATGGTGATAGGTTTTTTCTCGtaaacatgtttaaaaaaagGATCGAGttccattttgatttttttggttcgattgattttgatttttttgggtaatTTTAGGGTATTTTGAGGCTAGTAGGTAGTTTAGGAAAACTTTTGTGGTATTTAttaggtgtgtgtgtgtttgtttttttttaatatataaaaatgggttgaaaaatgaattttcaacccaaaaaaccTTATCTCATGATTTTGCAACCATCACGATAGTGGATGAATTCTAAGTTGGGCACAGTAAGCGACCTGACATCCGCTCcaactttttttcccctttcaattgcctttttttatagtctaattatatgaaattaagcTCCAAATTGAAACATGAGAAAATACATGGCTTGCTCTAAATTCacgataatttttattttgatcaaaaagTTTATTCAACAAGGAAAGTTTGATGGTAGTTGGTTTTTGTAACAGCCCGGCCCAACTTGCCATATATTGTCTGCTTTGGGCCTTACTGCCCTCACGAttttgttcctggtgacgcgagttcacttctgagcctgacgccccaaaacgcgtaTGACAAGTTAGCAACCAACACTCTTAATAAGGCCAGCTATCACTCCCTCACCCGCCGATATGGGATATTACAGTTTTTCCTATAAACatgtcagaaaaaaaaaagatcaagttccgttttgatttttttggttcaattgatattgatttttttgggagAATTTGGGGGTATTTTAAGGTTAATAGGTAGTTCAAGAagatttttatggtgtttattAGATATATTTGGGGTGACAATGGTTTGAAAATGGATTAAACCCAAAAGCCCTGCCTTACGATTTTTTTACCACCACAATGATGGCTAGATTCTGAGTAGGTCATTgtagatgacttttttttttttgaataaagggcttataaaagagaaaaaaataggaatgtttttttttaaggtcttggcctagtttttttttatataaaaaaaccttaaatgatgagtttttattgattttttttattgtttcttgtttcaattttattttttaatattatattgattttgaattagtcttttttattatataattaaaataaaaagtattattaaatttattggagTCCACATTCCAAGTCAtggatttgacgagttaacttaaGTTGATCAAAATCGATCTGATACATTATCAtctagatttaaatttttttttgtcaacttcaagtttttttttaaaaaaatctaattattttttactaatcaTCCAGGTTGTCTAAACCAGATCCACgtgtttaggattttttaagGCCTTTATACGCTTGGCAATTTAGGCTTGCATGCCTGacctaacttgttttttattttttttgaaaaagatcctttaatattggggttttgatgaatttttattttatttttatttttatttttatcttttaatatcgagttgattttgaattgatctttgtttttttataatatgattaaaaaaacatattattgaaCCCATTAGAATCTACAACCTAGGTCATAGATTAAACGAGTTAACCAGGGTCAACCAGAATCAATCTAATAAATCattgtttcaatattaaaaagaaaaaaaaatgcaaacttcaatttttttaagtgaaatattttttaacagtgTCTAAGTTGCCTTTAAACTCACACATctactctttgttttttatgttatttttttgtactatattttttgttttgtttttatatcctttaaattaactatattatattaaaaaaacttccacatcatttaatatttacttGAATTAAGAATTTCTAAATTTTACTTGTTAgacgagtttaataacaatataaaaaattcttcacaacttatatattttcttctatattaaatgtttttttaatccaacGTAGGTTTTCTCCTAAAATTGGTATTAAATAACAAAGTTgggaaaaaatatcattgcattgctcaaaaataagtgaaaaacactaaaaaaaaaaaaaaactttaaaatacatttttataagaaaatttcaatagatttatattaaact encodes:
- the LOC7496083 gene encoding F-box protein At2g26850 isoform X2, which produces MRSEGRMLSLGPRFWGEFSSFLVSWFNKGRFVVSLFQVPMKMPRKKVNLGSRVQEIVEEEEEEEPSLLDLPELALERILERLSPAGLCSMAGVCSSLRDRCRSDHLWEKHLKQKWGRVIGESAYKEWQWHIASSKRPSLLDKRNQKGFMGSLISMWPFCWFKPKCESRSKPTTCLPVDSIMALYLSLESGKFWFPAQVYNRENGHVGFMLSCYDAQLSYDSKTDTFQARYSPFARQTIEQSIHWERLRAPPVDTPAHVLHTSDCLNDLKPGDHIEIQWRRSKEFPYGWWYAVVGHQELCDGNENRCRCRHNDTVVLEFRQYTPGSRWRQTIINRKDHREVGNEADGFYGGIRKLCKAEEISKWKQLWPNQIVD
- the LOC7496083 gene encoding F-box protein At2g32560 isoform X1 — protein: MRSEGRMLSLGPRFWGEFSSFLVSWFNKGRFVVSLFQVPMKMPRKKVNLGSRVQEIVEEEEEEEPSLLDLPELALERILERLSPAGLCSMAGVCSSLRDRCRSDHLWEKHLKQKWGRVIGESAYKEWQWHIASSKRPSLLDKRNQKGFMGSLISMWPFCWFKPKCESRSKPTTCLPVDSIMALYLSLESGKFWFPAQVYNRENGHVGFMLSCYDAQLSYDSKTDTFQARYSPFARQTIEQSIHWERLRAPPVDTPAHVLHTSDCLNDLKPGDHIEIQWRRSKEFPYGWWYAVVGHQELCDGNENRCRCRHNVTELAWSVRNYYVYVLFFLLLSSCLIKNKCFKN